In Hoeflea ulvae, one genomic interval encodes:
- the pyrC gene encoding dihydroorotase produces the protein MDEITIPRPDDWHLHLRDGAMMEGVLPYSARDFARAIIMPNLMPPVVTSADAQAYRDRILAALPKGMDFTPLMTLYLTEGTDAADVASAHASGLVTAVKLYPAGATTNSSSGVRDLDKVMPVLEKMAEIGMPLCIHGEVTDPSVDIFDREAVFIETVLDPLRRRLPGLKITLEHVTTSNGVDYVMAADANLAASITTHHLMINRNAILAGGIKPHYYCLPVAKRESHRLALRKAATSGDKRFFLGTDSAPHVDPLKECACGCAGIFTSINTLSCLAHVFEEDNALDKLAAFASLNGPVWYCLPVNQEMVRLVRRAAPVVWPDKIETGDGPVTVFDPLLPIHWEVA, from the coding sequence ATGGACGAAATCACCATCCCCAGGCCTGATGACTGGCACCTGCATTTGCGTGACGGCGCCATGATGGAAGGCGTGCTGCCCTATTCGGCCCGCGATTTCGCACGTGCCATCATCATGCCCAACCTGATGCCGCCGGTGGTGACCAGCGCCGATGCGCAGGCCTATCGGGACCGCATCCTGGCTGCCTTGCCGAAGGGGATGGATTTCACCCCGCTGATGACGCTTTATCTGACCGAGGGCACCGATGCCGCCGATGTCGCAAGCGCCCATGCCTCGGGCCTTGTGACCGCCGTCAAGCTCTATCCTGCGGGCGCGACCACCAATTCCAGTTCCGGTGTGCGGGATCTCGACAAGGTCATGCCGGTGCTTGAGAAGATGGCTGAAATCGGCATGCCGCTGTGCATCCATGGCGAAGTGACGGATCCATCGGTCGATATATTTGACCGCGAGGCCGTCTTCATCGAAACCGTGCTTGATCCGCTGCGCCGCAGGCTTCCCGGCCTGAAAATCACGCTTGAACATGTGACCACGTCCAATGGTGTCGACTATGTGATGGCAGCGGACGCCAATCTCGCCGCCAGCATCACCACCCATCATCTGATGATCAACCGCAACGCCATCCTGGCCGGCGGCATCAAGCCGCATTACTATTGCCTGCCGGTGGCCAAGCGCGAGAGCCACCGTCTGGCGCTGCGCAAGGCTGCCACCTCGGGCGACAAGCGGTTCTTCCTCGGTACCGATTCGGCCCCGCATGTCGATCCGCTGAAGGAATGCGCCTGTGGCTGCGCCGGCATCTTCACCTCGATCAACACGCTGTCCTGCCTTGCCCATGTGTTCGAAGAGGACAATGCGCTCGACAAGCTGGCCGCATTTGCGAGTCTGAACGGCCCTGTCTGGTATTGCCTTCCGGTCAATCAGGAGATGGTTCGGCTGGTGCGGCGCGCGGCGCCGGTGGTCTGGCCGGACAAGATTGAAACCGGCGACGGGCCGGTCACGGTCTTCGATCCGCTTTTGCCCATCCACTGGGAAGTTGCCTAA
- the rfbF gene encoding glucose-1-phosphate cytidylyltransferase: protein MKVVILAGGLGSRLSEETHLKPKPMVEIGGRPILWHIMKLYHAHGLSDFIICCGFRGYVIKEYFANYALHMSDMTFNMSDNTVHFHRQSAEDWRVTLVDTGETTLTGGRLKRVASYLEGEDSFCFTYGDGLSDVDISATLTFHKDHGRLATVTAVRPPARFGALKLDGDSVQGFIEKPEGEGGFINGGFFVLSTPVLDRIEGDRTSFEGEPLAALARDGELRAHFHRGFWQPMDTMRDKNMLEALWSEGKAPWKSW from the coding sequence ATGAAGGTTGTCATCCTGGCCGGCGGCCTCGGCTCACGGCTGTCGGAAGAAACCCATCTCAAGCCGAAACCGATGGTGGAGATCGGCGGGCGGCCGATCCTGTGGCACATCATGAAGCTCTATCACGCCCATGGCTTGAGCGATTTCATCATCTGCTGCGGCTTTCGCGGCTATGTGATCAAGGAATATTTCGCCAATTATGCGCTGCACATGTCGGACATGACCTTCAACATGTCCGACAACACCGTGCATTTCCATCGCCAGAGCGCCGAGGACTGGCGGGTCACGCTGGTCGACACCGGCGAAACCACGCTCACCGGCGGCCGTCTCAAGCGGGTGGCCTCCTATCTCGAAGGCGAAGACAGCTTCTGCTTCACCTATGGCGACGGCCTGTCCGATGTCGACATTTCCGCAACGCTGACCTTTCACAAGGACCATGGCCGACTGGCCACGGTGACAGCGGTGCGCCCGCCGGCCCGGTTCGGGGCGCTCAAGCTCGATGGCGATTCGGTTCAGGGTTTCATCGAGAAACCCGAGGGCGAGGGCGGTTTCATCAATGGCGGCTTCTTCGTCCTGTCCACCCCGGTGCTCGATCGCATTGAGGGCGATCGCACGAGTTTCGAGGGCGAGCCCCTGGCCGCACTGGCCCGGGACGGCGAGCTGCGGGCCCATTTCCATCGCGGCTTCTGGCAACCCATGGACACCATGCGTGACAAGAACATGCTCGAGGCGCTGTGGAGCGAGGGGAAAGCGCCTTGGAAAAGCTGGTAG
- a CDS encoding helicase HerA-like C-terminal domain-containing protein translates to MLEDGKLYVGTSRNPDDSINKGEYLDLKYANRHGLITGATGTGKTVTLQILAESFSNAGVPVFCADVKGDLSGIAQIGEYKDFLEKRATTIGLDPYEFQEFPVIFWDLFGDKGHRVRTTISEMGPLLLARLMDMSDAQEGVLNIAFKLADENGLPLLDLKDLRSLLAYMASETESLSAMYGNITKQSLSTIQRGLLVLEQQGAENFFGEPALKISDIMRTTNDGRGAISVLAADKLMMNPRLYGTFLLWLLSELFEELPEIGDSDKPRLVFFFDEAHLLFDEAPKILIDRVEQVVRLIRSKGVGVYFVTQNPLDVPETVLSQLGNRIQHALRAYTPREQKAVKVAAETFRPNPAFDCFEAITQLGVGEALVSTLGAKGVPSMVERTLVRPPSSRLGPITEPERVKVMAVSPVAGQYDVDLDRDSAFEMLQRRAEEAAKAEEDERKREEEKEQERPESRRWTLPGYGDENDEDDRGRSQSPRRRKSTKRPGYRRQTVTETVIKSVARSAATSLGRALVRGILGSLKKGF, encoded by the coding sequence ATGCTCGAAGACGGCAAGCTCTATGTCGGCACCAGCCGCAACCCCGACGACAGCATCAACAAGGGCGAATATCTCGACCTCAAATATGCCAACCGGCACGGGCTGATCACCGGCGCCACCGGCACCGGCAAGACCGTGACCCTGCAGATCCTGGCCGAAAGCTTTTCCAATGCCGGCGTGCCGGTGTTCTGCGCCGATGTCAAAGGCGACCTGTCAGGCATTGCCCAGATCGGCGAATACAAGGATTTCCTGGAAAAGCGCGCCACGACCATTGGGCTTGATCCGTACGAATTCCAGGAATTCCCGGTGATCTTCTGGGATCTGTTCGGGGACAAAGGGCACCGCGTCCGCACCACGATCTCCGAGATGGGACCGCTGCTGCTGGCGCGGCTGATGGACATGTCGGATGCGCAGGAGGGCGTGCTCAACATCGCCTTCAAGCTGGCTGACGAAAACGGATTGCCGCTTCTCGACCTCAAGGACCTGCGATCGCTGCTGGCCTATATGGCGAGCGAGACCGAGAGCCTCTCGGCCATGTATGGCAACATCACCAAGCAGTCGCTGTCGACGATCCAGCGCGGATTGCTGGTGCTGGAGCAGCAGGGGGCCGAAAACTTCTTCGGTGAACCGGCGCTGAAAATTTCCGACATCATGCGCACCACCAATGACGGGCGCGGCGCGATCTCGGTGCTGGCTGCCGACAAGCTGATGATGAATCCGCGGCTTTACGGCACCTTCCTGCTGTGGCTGTTGTCGGAACTGTTCGAGGAACTGCCTGAAATCGGCGATTCCGACAAGCCGCGGCTGGTGTTCTTTTTCGACGAGGCACATCTGTTGTTCGACGAGGCGCCAAAGATCCTGATCGACCGGGTCGAGCAGGTGGTCCGGCTGATACGGTCCAAGGGCGTCGGCGTCTATTTCGTCACCCAGAACCCGCTCGATGTTCCCGAAACCGTTCTCTCCCAGCTCGGCAACCGCATCCAGCATGCGCTCCGGGCCTATACGCCGCGCGAGCAGAAGGCCGTCAAGGTGGCGGCCGAAACCTTCCGGCCCAATCCGGCCTTTGATTGCTTCGAGGCGATCACGCAACTGGGCGTCGGCGAAGCCCTTGTCTCCACGCTTGGCGCCAAGGGCGTGCCCTCGATGGTGGAGCGCACCCTGGTCAGGCCGCCGTCCTCGCGGCTCGGCCCGATCACCGAACCCGAACGGGTGAAAGTGATGGCGGTCAGCCCGGTGGCAGGACAGTATGATGTTGATCTGGACCGCGACAGTGCCTTTGAAATGCTGCAGCGGCGCGCCGAGGAAGCCGCCAAGGCGGAGGAAGACGAGCGCAAGCGCGAGGAGGAAAAGGAACAGGAACGGCCCGAAAGCCGGCGCTGGACTCTCCCCGGCTATGGCGACGAAAACGATGAGGACGACCGCGGCCGCAGCCAGTCCCCGCGCCGGCGGAAGAGCACGAAACGGCCTGGTTACCGGCGCCAGACGGTCACCGAGACGGTGATCAAATCGGTGGCGCGATCAGCGGCCACATCGCTCGGTCGCGCGCTGGTGCGAGGCATACTCGGATCCCTGAAAAAGGGCTTCTGA
- the rfbG gene encoding CDP-glucose 4,6-dehydratase, with the protein MEKLVGGEKLVGTDKPARHALPDPDFWRGRKVLLTGHTGFKGAWLLHWLEAMGADVTGCSLPPEQPAALFPLLHSDNRLAGEIADIRDAHELNNLVERARPDIVFHLAAQSLVRRGYADPGSTFATNVAGTNNLLQALAEVGTARAIVVTTTDKVYRNSGDGHRFRETDPLGGHDPYSASKAACEMVVAGWRGRFEAAGCGVATARAGNVIGGGDWAEDRLFPDAIRAWSRGEAIAVRRPLATRPWQHVLEPLRGYLVLAERLASGAALAPAYNFGPTEDSATVRDVLALAASHFDGAGIDWAESPDGPAEAEALALDPSLAASDLAVSGLWGLEQTVSLTARWYRALLNGGAARNLCEADCNAYVEAASGADR; encoded by the coding sequence TTGGAAAAGCTGGTAGGCGGCGAAAAGCTGGTAGGCACGGACAAGCCAGCACGCCACGCTTTGCCTGATCCGGATTTCTGGCGCGGGCGCAAGGTGCTCCTGACCGGCCATACCGGCTTCAAGGGTGCCTGGCTGTTGCACTGGCTCGAGGCCATGGGCGCGGATGTCACCGGCTGCTCGCTGCCGCCGGAGCAGCCCGCGGCGCTGTTTCCGCTGCTGCATTCGGACAACCGCCTGGCCGGCGAGATTGCCGATATCCGGGATGCGCATGAATTGAACAATCTGGTCGAACGGGCACGGCCAGACATTGTATTCCACCTTGCCGCCCAGTCGCTGGTCCGGCGCGGCTATGCCGATCCGGGAAGCACATTCGCCACCAATGTGGCAGGCACCAACAATCTGTTGCAGGCGCTGGCTGAGGTGGGGACGGCACGCGCCATCGTCGTCACCACGACCGACAAGGTCTACCGCAATTCAGGCGACGGCCACCGCTTTCGCGAGACCGATCCGCTGGGCGGCCATGATCCCTATTCCGCCAGCAAGGCGGCTTGCGAGATGGTCGTGGCCGGCTGGCGCGGTCGCTTCGAGGCAGCCGGATGCGGCGTTGCCACGGCGCGGGCCGGCAATGTGATCGGCGGCGGCGACTGGGCCGAGGACCGGCTGTTTCCCGATGCGATACGGGCTTGGTCGAGGGGCGAGGCGATCGCTGTGCGCCGCCCGCTCGCCACCCGGCCCTGGCAACATGTGCTCGAGCCCCTGCGGGGCTATCTGGTGCTGGCCGAAAGGCTCGCATCCGGCGCGGCCCTCGCTCCGGCCTATAATTTCGGTCCCACGGAGGACAGCGCCACGGTGCGTGACGTGCTCGCTCTGGCGGCATCGCATTTCGACGGCGCCGGGATCGACTGGGCCGAGAGCCCGGACGGTCCGGCGGAGGCCGAGGCACTGGCGCTCGACCCATCGCTGGCAGCAAGCGATCTGGCCGTTTCCGGCCTCTGGGGGCTGGAGCAGACGGTATCGCTGACCGCGCGCTGGTATCGCGCTCTGCTGAATGGCGGGGCCGCACGAAACTTGTGCGAGGCCGATTGCAACGCCTATGTCGAAGCCGCGAGCGGGGCGGATCGATGA
- a CDS encoding SDR family oxidoreductase, translated as MDLGLTGKRALVLASSRGLGLGIAEALAAEGANVMITGRDAARLGAAVDAINARGAGTARFVVSDLSDKATPALLEEAVGKEFGGLDILVNNTGGPPPGSMSDADLSVVHRQFEIMVLSVMDITARFLPGMRAQGWGRVLSVASSGVIQPITNLGLSNALRATLVGWSKSMANETAGDGVTFNMLLPGRIDTARLKELDAANAKRSGKSIEDVAQAAQSQIPVGRYGAVEEFGSTAAFLVSERASYINGSMIRCDGGAIKSV; from the coding sequence ATGGATCTTGGATTGACAGGAAAACGGGCCTTGGTGCTGGCCTCGTCACGCGGGCTGGGGCTCGGCATCGCCGAGGCGCTCGCGGCGGAAGGCGCCAATGTGATGATTACCGGCCGCGATGCCGCCCGGCTGGGAGCCGCCGTCGATGCGATCAATGCGCGCGGCGCGGGGACCGCCCGGTTTGTCGTCTCCGACCTCTCCGACAAGGCCACACCGGCCCTGCTGGAAGAGGCGGTCGGCAAGGAATTCGGCGGGCTCGACATCCTGGTCAACAACACCGGCGGCCCGCCTCCCGGCTCCATGAGCGATGCGGATCTTTCGGTGGTGCACCGGCAGTTCGAAATCATGGTGCTGAGCGTGATGGACATCACCGCCCGGTTCCTGCCCGGCATGCGGGCGCAGGGCTGGGGACGCGTGCTGAGCGTCGCCTCGTCCGGCGTGATCCAGCCGATCACCAATCTTGGCCTGTCCAATGCGCTCAGGGCAACTCTGGTGGGCTGGTCGAAATCCATGGCCAATGAGACAGCCGGTGATGGCGTGACCTTCAACATGCTTCTGCCCGGGCGCATCGACACTGCGCGCCTGAAAGAGCTCGACGCTGCAAATGCCAAGCGTTCGGGCAAGAGCATCGAAGATGTGGCACAGGCTGCGCAGAGCCAGATCCCGGTCGGCCGCTACGGCGCTGTGGAAGAGTTCGGGTCCACCGCCGCGTTCCTGGTGAGCGAACGGGCAAGCTACATCAACGGGTCGATGATCCGCTGTGACGGCGGCGCGATCAAGTCGGTCTGA
- a CDS encoding class I SAM-dependent methyltransferase: protein MMRCRHCNGADFIPFLDLGLAPPSNSYLDAAALSRPEKRYPLVIRTCTGCWLTQTEDFADREEFFSGDYAYFSSFSRTWLDHAKTYVAEMQDRFGLGAHSLVAEIAANDGYLLQYVKAHGIPCYGVEPTHNTAEAARARGIEIVEDFFGAKLAERLAGEGRQADLIAANNVLAHVPDINDFVAGFAGLLKPAGVATFEFPNILEMVRGNQFDTAYHEHYSYLSLLSVERIFAANGLTVFDVGVTPHHGGSLRVYACRSDHRAHAVRPAVAAMIGVEREAGLGGSAFYAGFQASAEAARDAFRSFLADAHAAGLKVAAYGAAAKGNTLLNFAGSTADDIAFVVDRNPAKQGRFMPGSRIPIVDEAHLLSEQPDRVVILPWNIETEIRTQLSCIGDWGGQFVTAIPKLAIRS, encoded by the coding sequence ATGATGCGCTGTCGGCATTGCAATGGCGCCGATTTCATCCCGTTTCTCGACCTCGGGCTGGCGCCGCCATCCAATTCCTACCTCGATGCCGCCGCGCTCTCCCGCCCGGAAAAACGATATCCGCTTGTCATCCGCACCTGCACCGGATGCTGGTTGACCCAGACTGAGGATTTTGCCGACCGGGAGGAATTCTTTTCCGGCGACTATGCCTATTTCTCGTCATTTTCCCGCACCTGGCTTGATCATGCCAAAACCTATGTTGCGGAGATGCAAGATCGCTTCGGGCTTGGCGCACACAGCCTTGTCGCAGAGATCGCAGCCAATGACGGCTATCTGCTGCAATATGTCAAAGCTCACGGCATCCCCTGCTATGGCGTTGAACCGACGCACAACACCGCCGAAGCTGCGCGCGCCAGGGGCATCGAGATCGTCGAGGATTTCTTCGGAGCGAAGCTGGCCGAACGGCTGGCAGGCGAGGGCCGCCAGGCCGATCTGATCGCCGCCAACAATGTGCTGGCGCATGTGCCCGACATCAATGATTTCGTGGCGGGCTTTGCAGGATTGCTCAAGCCGGCGGGCGTGGCGACGTTCGAATTTCCGAATATTCTGGAAATGGTCCGCGGCAACCAGTTCGACACTGCCTATCACGAACATTATTCCTATCTGTCGCTGCTCTCGGTCGAGCGGATTTTTGCGGCAAACGGGCTCACGGTGTTTGATGTCGGCGTCACGCCGCATCATGGCGGCAGCCTCAGGGTCTATGCCTGCCGGTCCGACCATCGCGCCCATGCGGTAAGGCCGGCGGTCGCGGCGATGATCGGCGTTGAACGTGAGGCCGGGCTAGGCGGCTCGGCATTTTATGCCGGCTTCCAGGCAAGCGCTGAAGCCGCCCGCGATGCCTTTCGCAGCTTTCTCGCAGACGCACATGCCGCCGGACTGAAGGTGGCGGCCTATGGGGCTGCCGCCAAGGGCAATACGCTGTTGAATTTCGCCGGCAGCACCGCCGATGACATCGCCTTTGTCGTCGACCGGAATCCGGCAAAGCAGGGACGCTTCATGCCCGGCTCGCGGATTCCGATTGTCGACGAGGCGCATCTCCTCTCAGAGCAACCGGACAGGGTGGTGATACTGCCATGGAACATCGAGACCGAAATCAGGACCCAGCTTTCCTGTATCGGCGATTGGGGTGGGCAGTTCGTGACCGCGATTCCGAAGCTGGCGATCCGGAGCTGA
- a CDS encoding orotate phosphoribosyltransferase — protein sequence MFSNTFPDKAKIADLVARQLLEIGAVHFNATEPYTLASGMKSPVYIDCRKLISYPRIRSAVMDFAAATVLSEAGFEQFDCIAGGETAGIPFAAFLAERLGLPMIYVRKKPKGHGRNAQIEGELREGSRVLVIEDLTTAGGSMFTFIDAIREAGCTVDHGIALFYYGIFAEAEQRFDAGKVKLHYLATWRDVLAAATQQQAFDEATLASVGAFLDAPLDWSGKHGGVSELPGQ from the coding sequence ATGTTTTCCAATACATTTCCCGACAAGGCCAAGATCGCTGACCTCGTCGCCCGTCAATTGCTGGAAATCGGCGCGGTGCATTTCAATGCAACCGAGCCCTACACGCTCGCCTCAGGGATGAAGAGCCCGGTCTATATCGATTGCCGCAAGCTGATTTCCTATCCGCGCATCCGCTCGGCGGTGATGGATTTCGCCGCGGCGACGGTCCTGTCGGAAGCGGGTTTTGAACAGTTCGACTGCATCGCCGGCGGCGAGACGGCCGGCATTCCCTTCGCGGCCTTCCTGGCCGAGCGCCTGGGGCTGCCGATGATCTATGTCCGCAAGAAGCCCAAGGGTCATGGCCGCAATGCCCAGATCGAGGGCGAATTGCGGGAGGGCTCGCGGGTGCTGGTGATCGAGGATCTGACCACGGCCGGCGGTTCGATGTTCACCTTCATCGACGCCATCCGCGAGGCCGGCTGCACTGTCGATCATGGCATTGCGCTGTTCTATTATGGAATTTTCGCCGAAGCCGAGCAGCGCTTTGACGCCGGCAAGGTCAAGCTGCATTACCTGGCCACCTGGCGCGACGTGCTTGCCGCGGCGACGCAACAGCAGGCCTTCGACGAGGCGACGCTGGCCTCGGTCGGCGCCTTTCTCGATGCGCCGCTCGACTGGTCGGGCAAGCATGGCGGCGTTTCGGAATTGCCGGGACAGTGA
- a CDS encoding DegT/DnrJ/EryC1/StrS family aminotransferase, translating into MTHRIAYTKPSITELEVEYATDAARNGWGAQCYDYIHRLERDFAGHLGIAHAVATSSCTGAMHLGLAALGIGPGDEVILADTNWIASVAPVVHLGATAVLVDILEDTWCLDPALVEAAITPRTKAIIAVHLYGSMCDMDRLLEIGARHGVAVIEDAAEAIGSSWQGRRAGSMGAFGTFSFHGTKTMTTGEGGMFVTNDAALFARVTTLSNHGRDPNEPRQFFPTVTGYKFKMANVSAAIGCAQVERIDELIAGKRRIMELYRALLSGVDGLSLNAEPDGTVNGYWMPTVVFDRDTGVTRETLISAFQAADIDARVFFWPLSELPMFESCPGNTTAHDISSRAINLPSYHDMDEAAQARVAAVITGLLSG; encoded by the coding sequence ATGACCCACCGCATCGCCTATACCAAACCATCGATCACCGAACTCGAGGTCGAGTATGCGACCGATGCGGCGCGCAACGGCTGGGGGGCGCAGTGCTACGATTACATCCACCGGCTTGAGCGAGATTTCGCCGGCCATCTCGGCATTGCCCATGCGGTGGCCACATCGAGCTGCACCGGCGCGATGCATCTGGGCCTGGCGGCCCTTGGCATAGGACCCGGAGATGAGGTGATTCTGGCTGACACAAACTGGATCGCCTCGGTGGCACCGGTGGTGCATCTGGGCGCGACAGCGGTGCTGGTCGATATTCTCGAGGACACCTGGTGTCTTGATCCGGCGCTGGTCGAGGCTGCGATCACGCCCAGGACAAAGGCGATCATCGCGGTTCACCTCTATGGATCGATGTGCGACATGGATCGGCTTTTGGAAATCGGCGCCCGCCACGGTGTGGCGGTGATCGAGGATGCGGCAGAAGCCATCGGCTCGAGCTGGCAGGGCCGGCGTGCCGGATCGATGGGCGCTTTCGGCACATTCTCGTTTCACGGTACCAAGACCATGACCACCGGCGAAGGCGGTATGTTTGTGACCAATGACGCAGCACTATTTGCGCGGGTGACGACGCTTTCCAATCATGGCCGCGATCCGAACGAACCGCGCCAGTTCTTTCCGACCGTGACCGGCTACAAGTTCAAGATGGCCAATGTGTCGGCCGCGATCGGCTGCGCCCAGGTCGAGCGCATCGACGAGCTTATCGCCGGCAAGCGCCGCATCATGGAGCTCTACCGTGCACTGCTGTCGGGCGTGGACGGGCTTTCGCTCAATGCCGAACCGGACGGCACCGTCAACGGCTACTGGATGCCGACGGTTGTGTTTGACCGCGACACCGGCGTCACCCGCGAGACGCTGATCAGCGCCTTTCAGGCGGCCGATATCGATGCGCGGGTGTTCTTCTGGCCGCTGTCGGAGCTGCCGATGTTCGAGAGCTGTCCGGGCAATACCACGGCCCATGACATCTCCTCGCGCGCCATCAACCTGCCGAGCTATCACGACATGGATGAGGCGGCGCAAGCGCGTGTCGCCGCGGTGATTACCGGCCTGCTTTCGGGATAG
- a CDS encoding D-amino-acid transaminase, protein MRTVYVNGAYVPENEAKVSVFDRGFLFGDGIYEVAAVLGSKLIDFPAHMARLHRSADELGMRFTVSDDELLAIHRELVSRNNVDEGMVYLQMTRGAIDRDFLFDTEKLTPTLVLFTQSRPLIDTATAKNGLKIISIPDLRWGRCDIKTVQLLYPSLGKMEAKSRGADDAWMVRDGMVTEGTSNNAFIVTREGSIVTRPLSNSILPGITRAALMTYAAKSGTKIEEREFSIEEARDAAEAFITSASVFVGPVISIDGVELSGGKPGPVTLALRKTYIEESLTRAV, encoded by the coding sequence ATGCGCACAGTGTATGTCAACGGAGCCTATGTGCCCGAGAACGAGGCCAAGGTCTCCGTGTTTGACCGCGGTTTCCTGTTTGGCGACGGCATCTATGAAGTGGCAGCCGTGCTCGGCTCGAAGCTCATCGATTTCCCGGCACATATGGCGCGCCTGCACCGCTCCGCCGATGAACTCGGCATGCGCTTTACCGTCAGCGATGATGAATTGCTGGCAATCCATCGCGAGCTGGTCAGCCGCAACAATGTCGACGAAGGCATGGTCTATCTGCAGATGACCCGTGGCGCCATTGACCGCGATTTCCTGTTCGACACCGAAAAGCTGACGCCGACGCTGGTTCTGTTTACCCAGAGCCGGCCGTTGATCGACACGGCGACGGCCAAAAACGGCTTGAAAATCATCTCGATCCCGGATCTGCGCTGGGGTCGCTGCGACATCAAGACCGTGCAGTTGCTCTATCCCTCGCTGGGCAAGATGGAAGCCAAGTCCCGCGGCGCCGACGACGCGTGGATGGTCCGCGACGGGATGGTCACCGAGGGCACATCGAACAATGCCTTCATCGTCACCCGCGAAGGCTCGATCGTCACCCGGCCGCTGTCCAATTCGATCCTGCCCGGCATCACCCGCGCGGCCCTGATGACCTATGCCGCCAAGAGCGGCACCAAGATCGAGGAACGCGAATTCAGCATTGAGGAAGCCAGGGATGCGGCCGAGGCATTCATCACCTCGGCGTCCGTCTTTGTCGGCCCGGTGATCTCGATTGACGGCGTCGAACTCTCGGGCGGCAAACCCGGTCCGGTGACGCTTGCTCTGCGCAAAACCTATATCGAGGAAAGCCTCACGCGCGCGGTCTGA
- a CDS encoding dTDP-4-dehydrorhamnose 3,5-epimerase family protein: MSTSPFVITPLLPGAGAATGPALVRRTPLVDDRGAFARIFCAEALAEIGWPGPVAQINHSRTAGRGTVRGLHFQRPPHAEAKLVICIRGAVHDVAVDIRAGSPTRYAHVAAELSAETATAMYVPEGFAHGFQALSDDIELIYVHSAPYTAAAESGLRHDDPGLAIAWPLPVAGISARDASFPLITDAEPGS; the protein is encoded by the coding sequence ATGAGCACGTCTCCCTTTGTCATCACGCCGCTCTTGCCCGGGGCGGGCGCTGCCACGGGTCCCGCGCTGGTCCGCCGCACGCCGCTGGTTGACGACCGCGGCGCCTTTGCCCGGATCTTTTGCGCCGAGGCTCTGGCTGAGATCGGTTGGCCCGGCCCTGTGGCCCAGATCAATCACAGCCGCACCGCCGGGCGCGGAACGGTGCGCGGGCTGCATTTCCAGCGTCCGCCCCATGCCGAAGCCAAGCTGGTCATCTGCATTCGCGGCGCGGTCCATGATGTGGCCGTCGATATCCGCGCCGGCAGTCCGACGCGCTATGCCCATGTGGCTGCCGAGCTGTCCGCCGAAACTGCAACAGCAATGTATGTGCCCGAAGGGTTTGCGCACGGGTTCCAGGCCCTCAGCGACGATATCGAGCTGATCTATGTTCATTCAGCACCCTACACCGCGGCCGCCGAATCAGGCCTTCGCCATGATGATCCGGGACTGGCGATTGCCTGGCCTTTGCCGGTTGCCGGGATCTCGGCACGAGACGCGTCGTTTCCGTTGATTACGGATGCGGAGCCGGGATCATGA